The Gimesia sp. region ATACAAAAATCTAAGAAGGGGGGCGCTCTATACTAACATGATCACTTAGAGGGTGAATTAAACGAACTTCTGATTGTCTGCTGCAGACTCTTACAAATATAATCTATCTCAATTGGCGTGAGTTTAGCGGAAGAGGGGAGATAGAGTCCCGTAGCTGAGAGATGCTCAGCATGCTGCATAGTAACATTCTCCTCGTTGTACTCGCGATATGCCGGTTGAAGATGCAGCGGGATAAATGCAGTACGTGTTTCAATTCCATTATTTGCCAGTTCAAGTCGAACATCATCGCGTGTCCGAGTGTCGGAATCGATGCGAATAAAATAAACCCAGAAAGCGTGCTCAGTCTCTTCATCTTCAACAGGTAATATGACGCCATCCAATTCATCCAGTGCTTCGCTATATCTTGCAGCAATTCGTTTTCTTGCTTCACGTAATCTGTCAAACTGCATCAACTGTGAAACCCCTACAGCAGCTTGAAGGTTTGTCATACGAAAATTATATCCCCGATATCGATGCCAAAAGTGTCTTTCCAGGGAAAAGGCGTGGTCACGTAATGTTCGGCATACAGAAGCCAGTGAGTCATTGTCTGTTGTGACAGCTCCTCCTTCTCCTGTTGTGATAATCTTATTTGCGTAGAAACTGAATGCACCACCGTATCCGAGCGAGCCAGTCGTTCTTCCTTTCAGTTTTGCACCATGCGACTCCGCTGCATCTTCAATCACAGCGACTCGATTCCTGTCAACGTGAGACTGAAGAGTCTCGACATCAAAAGGTCTTCCATAAGTATGAACGACAATGATTGCCTTAGTGCGGTCAGTAATTTTTTTCAATATACCATCTAAGTCAATGTTCTCAGAATCAGGTGCGCAATCGACAAACACAGGTCGTGCGCCCAAATGTACCACAGCGCTGGCAACTGCAACCATCGTAAATGCAGGGATGATGACTTCATCTCCACCTGAGACACCACACGCTGCTAACAATAGTTGCAATGCTGTTGTTCCCGATGAAGTCGCAATGCAATGCTTGGTTCCAATGATTTGCGCAAACCTTGTTTCAAACTCGGTTACAAATCTTCCTCCTGAAGAGATCCAGTTTTCGTCTACACATTTCTGCAGATCGTAGGTGACTCTTGGATCAAGATCTGGCTCACAGACGGGAATGTACTCGCGAGTGCTGCTTCTATCTGCTACAGGAAGATGAGCTTCAGCCAGGGGGGGATCTGGCGATGGGATGGCTAATCGTTGTGCCGTAGAAAGTTCAGATAGACTGTAATCAAACATTTTCAGTAATGGACCTGAGTTTACTGTCATTGTAAACCAATGAACCTTTCTCTTGACTCTGGACTAGACATCGGTATAAGTGATATTAATTGTTAAAATATCCTAAGCATTTTTAAGTATCAATAGAGACGATGAAACTGCTTATAAAAGGAGTAGATCTTATTTCTAATTGAATCTTAACTTTGGCTTAAAACGAGATGACATTGGCTCTCTCCAAGGATCTAATCCATTAAATGTGTGTTGGATTTTTTTCGTTAAAGAGCCACTATTGACTAGAGGTATTTTCAAAACCCAAAATTACGTGAACAGTTTGGTATAGTATTTGTAGGAGTACCTCCCCCGAAAGGAGGTCTCATTATGACCATGACCCGTGTATCACGACCTGCCACAGGTCGCAACATTACCGGGTCCAGGACAGAACCAAAACCACAACTCTCGGACGAGCAATGGCTTCTGATCAAAGACCTGTTTCCAGAACCACCAGTCAACGCAGCCGGAGGGCGGCCCAGAGTGGCTTCCCGCGAGTACCTCGAAGGAATCCTTTGGGTATTAAGGACCGGTGCCCGATGGAAAGATTTATCAACATTTTTACCATCTCCCAGCACCTGTTGGCGTCGTTTCAAGGAATGGACCGAAGACGGTGTATTCCTCGAAGCGTGGCAGCGATTACTCGAACACCTCGATCGTCGGAAGCTGGTGGTCTGGTCAGAAGCGTTTGGGGATGGCACTTTCTGCCCTGCAAAAAAAGGGGCACCGATGTCGGCAAGACAAAACGGGGAAAGGGAACCAAGCTTATGCTGCTGGTCGACGGAAACGGGCTCCCACTCGCTCTGGATCGTACCAGTGCCTCGCCGGCAGAGGTAAAGCTGATGGAGTCCCTGCAGGACCAGCACGTATTACCACGCGCCCCCAATCGCCTGATTTATGATCGTGCGGCCGACTGCGACCCCCTGCGCGCACAGTTGGCGAAACGGCAGATAGAGCTGATCTGTCCGCATCGCAAGAACCGTGTAAAACCAGCGACGCAAGATGGGCGTGAATTGCGGCGATATCGACGCCGCTGGAAAGTCGAACGCACCATCAGTTGATTGTTCAACTTTCGTCGCCTGGTAGTACGGTATGAAAGATACAGTCATTTGTTTTTAGGATTCGCACAACTCGCGTGCGTGTTCACCTTACTTAATAAGTTATGAAACCACTTCTAATAAGCTTCACTAACGACCAGAAAAATGAAATTACACGTTTTTCGACAAAGAAAAATTAAATCTATAATTTTGATTTTCCTCGGATGGCTTATAGTCAATATGATTGTTTTGGCATTTTTCGATTATCAGGAAAGAATATTCATCCTTTCCAAAGGAGTTGACCCCGACCTTGCTAAAAAATTCAAAGTTATTTCTCGGCAAGTTTCAGTACCCGGCTATTCAAAACAGTTTCCAGTGAAGTCGCGACTTCTTTGCCCGAGGGAAAGGAGACATGGGGGAAAATACCCATTGATCGTCTTTCTGCATGGTGCTGGAGAGAGAGGCTTCGATAATGTGGCGCAATTAAAATCACTACCTCAGCGGTTGGCAGCAGAAGACGAACAGGAAAAATATACTTGTTTTTTGCTGGCCCCTCAATGTCCTCCAAAAATGGATTGGTCCTCAGAAACTGTTCTAATTGATTCGACATCAACCGCAGGCCAAAAAACAATTCTACTGGATCTGGTGTATCAGTTGATCTTAGATATTTCAGCGAAGCACTCGATCGACACAAACAGGATTTACATTACTGGTTATTCAATGGGGGGATATGGCA contains the following coding sequences:
- a CDS encoding prolyl oligopeptidase family serine peptidase is translated as MKLHVFRQRKIKSIILIFLGWLIVNMIVLAFFDYQERIFILSKGVDPDLAKKFKVISRQVSVPGYSKQFPVKSRLLCPRERRHGGKYPLIVFLHGAGERGFDNVAQLKSLPQRLAAEDEQEKYTCFLLAPQCPPKMDWSSETVLIDSTSTAGQKTILLDLVYQLILDISAKHSIDTNRIYITGYSMGGYGTWSMLARYSDLFAAASPLCGGGDPKSVEKFAHIPLWVVHGDADQVIPVTESRKMVEALRMNGGRPEYQELHNVKHDCWSITYNQTDKMLEWLFKQKNELRKGIFEKKISNLELLAYADYRCITSVFYQIPYLLKRFLYAVQFPCEIRINAC
- a CDS encoding DegT/DnrJ/EryC1/StrS family aminotransferase, yielding MTVNSGPLLKMFDYSLSELSTAQRLAIPSPDPPLAEAHLPVADRSSTREYIPVCEPDLDPRVTYDLQKCVDENWISSGGRFVTEFETRFAQIIGTKHCIATSSGTTALQLLLAACGVSGGDEVIIPAFTMVAVASAVVHLGARPVFVDCAPDSENIDLDGILKKITDRTKAIIVVHTYGRPFDVETLQSHVDRNRVAVIEDAAESHGAKLKGRTTGSLGYGGAFSFYANKIITTGEGGAVTTDNDSLASVCRTLRDHAFSLERHFWHRYRGYNFRMTNLQAAVGVSQLMQFDRLREARKRIAARYSEALDELDGVILPVEDEETEHAFWVYFIRIDSDTRTRDDVRLELANNGIETRTAFIPLHLQPAYREYNEENVTMQHAEHLSATGLYLPSSAKLTPIEIDYICKSLQQTIRSSFNSPSK